The following are encoded together in the Planctomycetota bacterium genome:
- a CDS encoding nucleoside-diphosphate kinase produces the protein GTIRGDLGILFTENLVHGSDSLESATREIGIFFPDL, from the coding sequence GGAACCATTCGTGGCGATCTGGGCATCTTGTTCACCGAGAACCTCGTGCACGGCAGCGACTCGCTCGAGTCGGCCACGCGCGAGATCGGCATCTTCTTCCCCGATC